From the Kogia breviceps isolate mKogBre1 chromosome 3, mKogBre1 haplotype 1, whole genome shotgun sequence genome, one window contains:
- the LOC131752164 gene encoding uncharacterized protein yields MGRMPSPVQTRPWTSIPALLLGSLLSSARTFSQKIYNLCLAEARTDSCRGYNLPRTHPPILSVNIYAEHLLSQHRHHARGFGFSVNCAHRPAHDGPSVLEATTECGSSGVLSLLFALNQEDGHHSIAVCKWDSESVLRNKQNYACFPNDEAPRLGRKPLRLCARTFSAPWGPRKWSSGPQVTMALPRPALHSSWSLGGSGAIESWCSPQVFMPCPCGQSWPSHPDATPPPLPRPPLAQSTPLFNSSRHSHPRFPLEPTDGSLSPASGA; encoded by the exons ATGGGCCGGATGCCCAGCCCTGTCCAGACACGGCCGTGGACCTCAATACCAGCCTTGCTTCTCGGCTCTCTCCTCTCATCAGCCAGGACGTTTTCACAGAAGATATACAATCTGTGCCTGGCAGAAGCCCG CACTGACAGCTGCAGAGGCTACAACCTCCCCAGAACCCACCCACCCATTCTCTCAGTAAACATTTACGCTGAGCACCTGTTAAGTCAGCATAGGCACCACGCTAGGGGCTTCGGATTCAGCGTGAACTGTGCCCACAGGCCGGCGCACGATGGGCCCTCCGTCCTCGAGGCAACCACTGAATGC GGGAGCTCCGGTGTCCTGAGCCTTCTGTTTGCTCTTAATCAGGAAGATGGGCATCATTCCATAGCAGTTTGCAAATGGGACTCGGAAAG CGTGTTGCGGAACAAACAGAACTATGCCTGTTTCCCAAATGATGAAG CTCCCAGGCTCGGAAGGAAACCCCTTCGGTTGTGTGCGAGGACCTTTTCTGCTCCCTGGGGTCCAAGGAAGTGGAGCTCTGGGCCTCAGGTCACCATGGCACTGCCGAGACCGGCTCTTCACTCGTCTTGGTCCCTGGGGGGCAGCGGCGCCATCGAGTCCTGGTGCAGCCCCCAGGTCTTCATGCCCTGTCCCTGCGGGCAGTCGTGGCCATCCCACCCCGACGCGACTCCTCCCCCTTTGCCGAGACCACCACTGGCACAGTCGACTCCCCTTTTCAACTCAAGCCGCCACTCTCATCCCCGCTTCCCTCTGGAACCAACAGATGGCTCCCTCTCCCCCGCCTCAGGGGCCTAA